Proteins encoded together in one Cyprinus carpio isolate SPL01 chromosome B14, ASM1834038v1, whole genome shotgun sequence window:
- the LOC122139648 gene encoding serine protease 23-like — translation MVPNWRLGLAHPCCIGLLFLLLLPSSVSVRESRHQSHAHLPSLKPHATLPLSRSRFSAKAQLDLTTHCNESCFNKGEDTDKEHLAFETLYADGSRTLTTVDLDENDTELPVKWPKVTTPRRKRLKRQIYGSDGRFNIRGDHFLLDYPFSTAVRISTGCTGVLVSQQHVLTAAHCVHDGKDYVKGARKLRVGFLIPPSVNSTKPGQAPVKKPLVRWVRVKRTRVPKGWIQGPQDVSMDFDYALLELRWPHRRPFMRLAVAPSSDSLAGKRIHFSGFDSDRPGELVYRFCPVEDESNDLIYQHCDARPGASGSGVYGRVWDDTLERWERKVIGIFSGHQWLEINGENRDYNVAVRFTPLKVAQICYWVHGNKVDCSQD, via the coding sequence ATGGTGCCAAACTGGAGATTGGGTCTGGCCCATCCTTGCTGTATTGGGCTGCTGTTCCTACTCCTCCTGCCCAGCTCGGTTTCAGTGAGAGAATCTCGCCATCAGTCCCATGCCCACCTCCCCTCCCTGAAACCTCACGCCACCCTGCCGCTGTCCCGCTCCCGCTTCAGCGCCAAAGCTCAGCTGGACCTCACTACCCACTGCAACGAGAGCTGCTTCAACAAAGGAGAAGACACCGATAAAGAGCACCTAGCTTTCGAAACTCTTTATGCAGATGGCTCGCGAACTTTAACCACTGTTGACCTGGATGAAAACGACACTGAACTTCCTGTCAAGTGGCCAAAAGTAACCACTCCAAGACGCAAGCGGCTAAAAAGGCAGATCTACGGTTCAGACGGGCGCTTTAACATCCGCGGTGACCACTTCCTTCTGGACTACCCGTTCTCCACAGCCGTCCGCATCTCCACCGGCTGCACTGGAGTTCTGGTGTCACAGCAGCATGTCCTGACCGCAGCCCACTGCGTGCATGATGGGAAGGATTACGTTAAGGGCGCGAGGAAACTCAGGGTGGGCTTTCTGATCCCTCCGTCTGTTAACAGTACAAAGCCGGGTCAGGCTCCCGTGAAGAAACCCTTGGTGCGCTGGGTGAGAGTTAAACGCACACGGGTTCCTAAAGGCTGGATTCAAGGCCCTCAAGACGTCAGCATGGATTTTGACTACGCACTTCTAGAGTTGCGTTGGCCTCACCGGCGACCCTTCATGCGGCTGGCTGTGGCACCCTCCTCAGACAGTTTGGCTGGTAAACGCATCCACTTCTCTGGATTTGACAGCGACCGGCCTGGGGAACTGGTGTACCGCTTTTGTCCTGTGGAGGACGAGTCCAATGATTTGATCTACCAGCACTGTGACGCCCGCCCTGGAGCGAGCGGCTCTGGTGTATACGGACGCGTGTGGGACGATACATTAGAGCGCTGGGAGCGCAAGGTCATTGGGATCTTCTCGGGACACCAGTGGCTGGAAATCAACGGTGAGAATCGCGATTACAACGTGGCTGTTCGCTTTACTCCGCTGAAGGTTGCTCAGATTTGTTACTGGGTTCATGGAAATAAGGTGGACTGCAGTCAGGACTGA
- the LOC109102149 gene encoding cofilin-2-like, which yields MASGVTVDENVLTIFNEMKVRKANVNEEEKSKRKKAVLFCLSDDKKRIIIEEGNEILQGDEGDPYLKFVKILPPNDCRYVLYDATYETKETKKEDLVFIFWAPESAPLKSKMIYASSKDAIKKKFTGIKHEWQVNGLEDIKDRKTLAEKLGGASVVTLEGKPLCD from the exons ATG GCCTCCGGAGTTACAGTGGATGAGAATGTGCTGACGATCTTCAACGAAATGAAGGTCCGCAAGGCTAATGTCAACGAGGAAGAGAAGAGCAAGAGAAAGAAGGCTGTTCTGTTCTGCCTGAGTGATGACAAGAAGCGTATCATCATAGAGGAGGGCAATGAGATCCTGCAGGGAGATGAAGGAGATCCCTACCTTAAGTTTGTCAAGATTCTTCCTCCTAACGACTGTCGCTATGTTCTCTATGATGCCACGTATGAGACTAAAGAGACTAAGAAAGAGGACCTGGTTTTCATTTTCTG GGCCCCAGAAAGTGCCCCACTCAAAAGCAAGATGATCTATGCCAGCTCCAAGGATGCCATCAAGAAGAAGTTCACag GTATCAAGCATGAGTGGCAAGTGAACGGTTTAGAGGATATCAAGGACCGAAAGACCCTTGCTGAGAAGCTCGGGGGAGCGTCAGTGGTGACTCTCGAGGGCAAGCCTCTGTGCGATTGA
- the LOC109102153 gene encoding atlastin-3-like produces MRGDPGPVQIVTVNKEDHSFDLDTEALSRILLRPEVRDKDVVVVSVAGAFRKGKSFLLDFMLRYMYRKPGQDWLGQENEPLTGFSWRGGSEPETTGIQLWSEVFIVPKEDGSEVAVLLMDTQGAFDSQSTVKDCATIFALSTMTSSVQIYNLSQNIQEDDLQQLQLFTEYGRLAMDEIFLKPFQSLMFLVRDWSFPYEYKYGFKGGSDFLDKRLQVKPTQHEELQTVREHIHSCFTSISCFLLPHPGLKVATSPSFTGQLCDVAPEFKEQLRELIPNLLKTDELAVKEINGNKVTCRGLLEFFKAYIKIYQGEDLPHPKSMLEATAEANNLAAVASAKDQYYKNMEKVCGGDLPYVAPDSLEEKHRFFMQEALDLFSSTKKMGGRDFCYRYQEQLEGELKEMWESFSKHNESKNVFSAFRTPAVLFVLVCLLYVLSGILFFIGLETISFACDCVVGLAMIAMLTWAFIRYSGQYREVGSAIDQAAGVILEQATDVLNKTRSQGQVAAQQKKTR; encoded by the exons ATGAGGGGCGATCCTGGGCCAGTTCAGATCGTGACGGTCAACAAGGAGGATCACTCCTTTGACCTGGACACAGAAGCGCTCAGTCGAATTCTCTTGAGGCCTGAGGTTCGAGATAAGGATGTGGTGGTCGTGTCTGTCGCTGGTGCCTTCCGAAAGGGGAAAAGTTTCCTTTTGGATTTCATGCTCCGATACATGTATAGGAAG CCTGGTCAGGACTGGCTTGGGCAGGAGAATGAGCCTCTTACCGGTTTCTCCTGGAGAGGGGGATCAGAACCAGAGACCACCGGCATCCAGTTATGGAGTGAAGTTTTCATTGTGCCGAAGGAGGATGGAAGTGAG gTTGCTGTGCTCTTAATGGACACACAAGGAGCATTTGATTCCCAGTCCACAGTGAAAGATTGCGCTACTATCTTTGCCCTCAGCACCATGACCAGCTCTGTCCAG attTATAACCTGTCACAGAATATTCAGGAAGATGATCTACAGCAACTTCAG ctGTTTACAGAGTATGGCCGATTGGCAATGGATGAAATCTTTCTAAAGCCTTTTCAG TCACTTATGTTCCTGGTCAGAGACTGGAGTTTCCCGTATGAGTACAAATACGGGTTTAAGGGAGGAAGTGATTTCTTGGACAAACGTCTGCAA GTGAAGCCGACTCAGCATGAGGAGCTTCAGACAGTGAGAGAACACATTCACTCCTGTTTCACCTCCATATCCTGTTTTCTCTTACCACACCCTGGCCTGAAGGTGGCAACAAGCCCTTCTTTCACGGGACAGCTGTGTG ATGTGGCTCCAGAGTTCAAGGAGCAGTTGCGTGAACTCATTCCCAACCTGCTGAAGACAGACGAGCTGGCTGTGAAAGAGATCAATGGGAATAAGGTGACCTGCAGGGGCCTGCTGGAGTTCTTCAAG GCATATATCAAGATATATCAGGGAGAGGACCTTCCACACCCTAAATCCATGCTAGAG GCTACAGCAGAGGCCAATAACCTTGCGGCTGTGGCGTCAGCAAAAGACCAGTACTACAAGAATATGGAGAAG GTGTGTGGTGGAGATCTGCCTTATGTGGCTCCTGACTCACTGGAGGAGAAGCACCGTTTCTTCATGCAGGAGGCCCTTGATCTCTTCTCCAGCACTAAGAAGATGGGGGGGCGGGATTTCTGTTACCGTTACCAGGAACAGTTGGAAGGAGAGCTGAAAGAGATGTGGGAGTCCTTCAGCAAGCACAACGAG TCCAAGAATGTTTTTAGTGCTTTCCGGACACCTGCAGTGCTGTTTGTCCTGGTCTGCCTCCTGTATGTTCTGTCAGGAATTCTGTTCTTCATTGGCCTGGAAACTATTTCCTTTGCATGTGACTGTGTAGTTGGCCTGGCCATGATTGCTATGCTGACCTGGGCCTTTATCCGGTACTCTGGCCAGTACAGAGAAGTAGGCTCAGCCATAGACCAGGCTGCTGGAGTAATACTAGAGCAG gccACAGATGTGTTAAACAAGACAAGAAGCCAGGGTCAGGTGGCTGCACAACAGAAAAAGACAAGATAG